Proteins found in one Triticum aestivum cultivar Chinese Spring chromosome 4D, IWGSC CS RefSeq v2.1, whole genome shotgun sequence genomic segment:
- the LOC123095961 gene encoding 60S ribosomal protein L6, mitochondrial has translation MESKFFRFLKLVGVGFKARTEQGGRELFLKLGYSHEVQFTAPPAVRVFCFKPNIICCTGIDKHRVHHFAGAVRSSKPPEVYKGKGILYIDEVIKLKPGKKQQKK, from the coding sequence ATGGAATCCAAGTTCTTTCGGTTCCTGAAGCTTGTCGGAGTTGGTTTCAAAGCAAGGACAGAGCAAGGAGGCCGTGAGTTGTTTCTGAAACTTGGCTACAGCCACGAGGTGCAGTTCACCGCTCCACCCGCCGTCCGTGTCTTCTGCTTCAAACCCAACATAATATGCTGCACTGGCATCGACAAGCACAGGGTGCACCATTTCGCGGGAGCCGTCCGAAGCAGTAAACCTCCGGAAGTGTACAAGGGGAAGGGCATACTGTACATCGATGAGGTCATAAAGCTGAAGCCGGggaagaagcagcagaagaagtAA
- the LOC123095960 gene encoding 7-methyl-GTP pyrophosphatase, with product MASSSNNSPSFKIILGSSSPARRAILSDMGYEFATMSADIDERAIRREKPEELVKALAEAKADAIKLNLVDGCADRDIRDPPTLLITSDQVVVSKGVIRERPRSMEEAREFIKAYSGDRALAVNYVLLTNLSTGATKGGWDIPEICFHHIPVEFIEEVVKEGDMTCVAGGLKLTHPSVLPFIKELVGTADGVRGLPRELTEKLIRESLEVNS from the exons ATGGCTTCCAGCTCCAACAACTCCCCATCATTCAAG ATCATACTCGGGTCGTCGTCCCCGGCGCGCCGCGCGATCCTGTCAGACATGGGATATGAGTTCGCCACCATG AGCGCTGACATCGACGAGAGGGCCATCAGGAGGGAGAAGCCGGAGGAGCTGGTCAAGGCCTTGGCCGAAGCCAAG GCCGACGCCATTAAACTGAATCTGGTCGACGGCTGTGCTGATCGAGACATCAGAGATCCGCCTACCCTTCTGATCACTTCGGACCAG GTTGTGGTGAGTAAAGGGGTGATAAGGGAGAGGCCGAGGAGCATGGAAGAAGCCAGGGAATTCATCAAGG CGTACTCGGGTGATCGAGCATTGGCAGTGAACTACGTTCTCCTGACCAACCTGAGCACCGGCGCTACAAAAGGGGGTTGGGATATACCCGAG ATCTGTTTCCACCACATACCTGTCGAGTTCATCGAGGAAGTC GTGAAGGAAGGAGACATGACCTGCGTGGCCGGGGGGCTCAAGCTGACGCATCCATCGGTGCTGCCCTTCATCAAGGAACTG GTCGGTACGGCGGACGGTGTCCGAGGGCTTCCGAGGGAGCTCACGGAGAAGCTCATTAGAGAATCGCTGGAAGTGAATTCCTAG